A genomic segment from Candidatus Micrarchaeota archaeon encodes:
- a CDS encoding DNA-directed RNA polymerase subunit A': MQAEVIDHIRFTTLSPQTIKKMSVARLIVPDTYNDEGYPIDGGLVDQRLGVIDPGLRCKTCGGRVKTCPGHFGHIELVRPVVHPEFAKTIYSLLQSTCYNCHRVLLTGEQTDDIKSTIKSIVVEEEGANAAVLTNIEEEDNRIQLLKKLKSVKKCPYCGSVQRKLKLERPTFFYVDSNKLKPDEMRDWLSKISDEDLKLLGIDPVATRPEWFVITVLLVPPVNVRPSITLESGERSEDDLTHKLVDIMRINQRLEQDIDAGAPQIIIDDLWELLQYQVTTYFNNETPGIPVARHRSTRPLKTLAQRLKGKEGRLRYNLSGKRVNFSARTVVSPDASLTINQVGIPLRIAENLTIPIYATQWNMEHVKKYVQSKEYPTVLNVITKEGIRKRVTETNREDVLASLMPGYIIERQLIDGDIGLMNRQPTLHRLSVMAHIVKVLPGRTMRIHVSACAPYNADFDGDEMNFHLPQSLEAQAEARYLMQPKDLILSPRDGKPIMSIEEDELIGMYFLTRDGSVFSKDEACLLLATVGIYELPKPDRKGMYSGKAIFSMLLPEDMEFEGKSKGNTLVIKKGEITEGMISEGFVGESDGSLILRIFERYGPDFTTEFLLRMAKMSVRVTASMGTTVSIRNYYNSEQVNKDLTSIINDVEGKASELVQKYKEKKLDSLPGYTRKETLEMEIMAELEGARTMAAKVLNKNIGPDNSTMLMAMVKARGNILQFVQTSMLLGQQAVRGKRPSRGYAGRVLPYFRRNDREPSAKGFVTSSFSTGLKPTEFFMHAMGSRDSAMSKSLVIAQSGYLQRRLVNAMQDFYVDENLSVKDASGSLIQTIYGGDGIDPTKERLR; encoded by the coding sequence ATGCAAGCTGAGGTTATAGATCATATAAGGTTCACCACATTGAGCCCGCAGACGATAAAGAAGATGAGCGTTGCTAGGCTCATAGTTCCCGACACGTACAACGACGAGGGCTATCCGATAGACGGCGGCCTGGTGGACCAGAGGCTAGGAGTCATAGACCCTGGGCTGAGGTGCAAGACATGCGGCGGCAGGGTGAAGACATGCCCCGGGCACTTCGGGCACATAGAGCTGGTGAGGCCTGTGGTGCACCCCGAATTCGCGAAGACGATATACTCGCTTTTGCAGTCAACATGCTACAACTGCCACAGGGTGCTCCTGACAGGGGAGCAGACTGACGACATAAAATCCACGATAAAGAGTATAGTAGTGGAAGAGGAAGGTGCAAACGCTGCTGTGCTAACAAACATAGAGGAGGAGGACAACAGGATACAACTGCTCAAGAAGCTCAAGTCTGTAAAGAAGTGCCCATACTGCGGCTCTGTGCAGAGAAAGCTCAAGCTGGAGAGGCCGACGTTCTTTTACGTTGACTCCAACAAGCTGAAGCCTGACGAGATGAGGGACTGGCTCTCCAAGATAAGCGACGAGGACCTCAAGCTCCTGGGAATAGACCCGGTAGCGACAAGGCCTGAATGGTTCGTCATAACCGTGCTGCTTGTACCGCCGGTAAACGTAAGGCCGTCCATAACACTTGAGAGCGGCGAGAGGAGCGAGGACGACCTCACGCACAAGCTGGTAGACATAATGAGAATAAACCAGCGTCTGGAGCAGGACATAGACGCCGGCGCGCCGCAGATAATAATAGACGACCTGTGGGAGCTCCTGCAATACCAGGTAACCACATACTTCAACAACGAAACGCCGGGCATTCCGGTAGCTAGGCACAGGTCGACAAGGCCGCTCAAGACTCTTGCGCAGAGGCTCAAGGGCAAGGAGGGCAGGCTGAGGTACAACCTCAGCGGCAAGAGAGTCAACTTCTCAGCAAGGACCGTAGTGTCCCCTGACGCGAGCCTGACGATAAACCAGGTTGGAATACCGTTGAGGATAGCGGAGAACCTCACAATCCCGATATATGCCACGCAGTGGAACATGGAGCACGTAAAGAAGTACGTGCAGAGCAAGGAATACCCAACCGTTCTTAACGTAATAACAAAGGAGGGGATAAGGAAAAGGGTTACGGAAACCAACAGGGAGGACGTGCTCGCATCGCTGATGCCGGGATACATAATAGAGAGGCAGCTCATAGACGGCGACATAGGCCTGATGAACAGGCAGCCGACGCTGCACAGGCTCTCGGTAATGGCGCACATAGTCAAGGTGCTTCCGGGCAGGACGATGCGAATACACGTATCGGCATGCGCGCCATACAACGCGGACTTCGACGGAGACGAGATGAACTTCCACCTTCCGCAGTCGCTGGAGGCCCAGGCCGAGGCGCGTTACCTGATGCAGCCGAAGGACCTAATACTTTCGCCGCGAGACGGCAAGCCGATAATGTCGATAGAGGAGGACGAGCTCATAGGCATGTACTTCCTCACAAGGGACGGATCTGTGTTCTCGAAGGACGAGGCATGCCTGCTGCTTGCCACGGTTGGCATATACGAGCTGCCCAAGCCGGACAGGAAGGGAATGTACAGCGGCAAGGCGATATTCTCCATGCTGCTGCCGGAGGACATGGAGTTCGAGGGCAAGTCAAAGGGCAACACCCTTGTCATAAAGAAGGGCGAGATAACCGAGGGCATGATAAGCGAGGGCTTCGTAGGGGAGAGCGACGGATCGCTTATACTCAGGATATTCGAGAGGTACGGCCCTGATTTCACAACCGAATTCCTGCTCAGGATGGCTAAGATGTCGGTAAGGGTAACCGCATCGATGGGCACTACGGTAAGCATAAGGAACTATTACAATTCGGAGCAGGTAAACAAGGACCTGACAAGCATAATCAACGACGTCGAGGGCAAGGCCAGCGAGCTGGTGCAGAAGTACAAGGAGAAGAAGCTTGACTCGCTTCCCGGATATACGAGGAAGGAAACGCTCGAGATGGAGATAATGGCAGAGCTGGAGGGCGCCAGGACAATGGCTGCCAAGGTGCTCAACAAGAACATAGGCCCGGACAACAGCACGATGCTCATGGCTATGGTCAAGGCAAGGGGCAACATACTCCAGTTCGTGCAGACGAGCATGCTCCTCGGGCAGCAGGCGGTGCGCGGCAAGAGGCCCTCAAGGGGCTATGCCGGGAGGGTGCTTCCGTACTTCAGGAGGAACGACAGGGAGCCATCTGCAAAGGGCTTCGTAACATCTTCCTTCTCCACAGGGCTCAAGCCGACGGAGTTCTTCATGCACGCGATGGGCTCCAGGGACTCGGCAATGTCGAAATCCCTTGTCATAGCGCAGAGCGGGTACCTGCAGAGAAGATTGGTGAATGCGATGCAGGACTTCTACGTTGATGAGAACCTGAGCGTCAAGGACGCCAGCGGATCCCTCATACAGACGATATACGGAGGGGACGGAATAGACCCGACAAAGGAGAGGCTGAGATGA
- a CDS encoding DNA-directed RNA polymerase subunit B (DNA-dependent RNA polymerase catalyzes the transcription of DNA into RNA using the four ribonucleoside triphosphates as substrates. The beta subunit is part of the catalytic core which binds with a sigma factor to produce the holoenzyme): MSEKQQKCYVFLDGRLIGNVKSGRKLAEEIRKNRRLGVISGEVNVAYVKKLNEVHINADRGRARKPYIVVEKGASKLTGELSERLKNREIDFNYLVRRGIIEYLDAEEEENSRAALTPNLIDSRTTHLEIDKASMLGLTMNLIVFPEYNSIGRHPISSNFAKQSQGLYAINFNKRYDPRAFLLYYPQEPIVNSLAYRTLRMNRHPTGHNLVVALSTYYGYNMKDAVILNRAAVDRGLGRSVAYKTYSDEERRYPGSQQDYFKVPPATTEGYLGEHSYAKLSEDGIIETETEVNEGDALIGKVSPPRFLEEQTSFGVGEEKRRDNSVTLKAGEQGVVDSVLMCETTSATRIAKVRIRSNKTPEVGDKFASRHGQKGVVALIVDQNDMPFTSSGIVPDLLLNPLSLPSRMTFGHMLEMLGGKVGSLKGERLDGTAFATEGKSLVEEYGKILEGYGFDRFGDEVLYDGRTGKRFNAKVFTGVVYYNRLMHMVSLKLQVRSRGPVQILTHQPTEGKPRRGGLKFGEMERDALVAHGASLLLKERMLDQSDKAEIWICRQCGDVGYYDYIKNVPVCPNDGGNNLEMVEISYAFKLLFDEIKSLHILPRIRLKSE, from the coding sequence ATGTCGGAAAAACAGCAAAAATGCTATGTGTTCCTGGACGGCAGGCTGATAGGCAACGTCAAGTCGGGCAGGAAGCTTGCGGAGGAGATAAGGAAGAACAGGAGGCTTGGCGTCATATCAGGGGAGGTGAACGTAGCATACGTCAAGAAGCTCAACGAGGTGCACATAAATGCTGACAGGGGAAGGGCCAGGAAGCCATACATAGTGGTGGAGAAAGGAGCGAGCAAGCTGACAGGGGAGCTGAGCGAGAGGCTGAAGAACAGGGAGATAGACTTCAACTACCTGGTAAGGAGGGGCATCATAGAGTACCTGGATGCTGAGGAGGAGGAAAACTCTAGAGCAGCGCTAACGCCGAACCTCATAGACTCGAGGACAACCCACCTGGAGATAGACAAGGCCTCAATGCTAGGCCTCACCATGAACCTGATAGTTTTCCCGGAATACAACTCAATAGGAAGGCACCCTATATCGTCCAACTTCGCCAAGCAGAGCCAGGGGCTTTACGCCATAAACTTCAACAAGAGATACGATCCGAGGGCCTTCCTGCTCTACTATCCGCAGGAGCCGATAGTCAACAGCTTGGCATACAGGACCTTGAGGATGAACAGGCACCCGACGGGGCACAACCTTGTAGTCGCACTTTCAACGTATTACGGCTACAACATGAAGGATGCGGTAATACTCAACAGGGCGGCAGTCGACAGAGGACTGGGAAGGAGCGTAGCCTACAAGACATATTCTGACGAGGAGAGGAGATATCCGGGAAGCCAGCAGGATTATTTCAAGGTGCCTCCTGCGACTACTGAGGGGTATCTGGGCGAGCACTCGTACGCCAAGCTCAGCGAGGACGGCATAATAGAAACGGAAACAGAGGTGAACGAGGGCGACGCTCTGATAGGCAAGGTGTCGCCGCCAAGGTTCCTGGAGGAGCAGACGAGCTTCGGCGTAGGAGAGGAGAAGAGAAGGGACAATTCGGTAACGCTTAAGGCAGGGGAGCAGGGAGTAGTGGACAGCGTTCTCATGTGCGAGACGACAAGCGCAACGAGGATAGCCAAGGTCAGGATAAGGAGCAACAAGACGCCCGAGGTCGGGGACAAGTTCGCCAGCAGGCACGGGCAGAAGGGGGTAGTTGCGCTCATAGTGGACCAGAACGACATGCCGTTCACCAGCTCGGGGATAGTGCCTGACCTGCTGCTCAACCCGCTCAGCCTGCCCTCCAGAATGACATTCGGGCACATGCTGGAGATGCTTGGCGGCAAGGTCGGCTCGCTGAAGGGCGAGCGCCTTGACGGGACGGCCTTCGCGACGGAGGGCAAGAGCCTTGTAGAGGAATACGGCAAGATACTTGAGGGATACGGCTTCGACAGGTTCGGGGACGAGGTCCTTTACGACGGCAGGACAGGAAAGAGATTCAACGCCAAGGTTTTCACCGGCGTAGTATATTACAACAGGCTGATGCACATGGTCAGCCTCAAGCTGCAGGTCAGGAGCAGGGGCCCTGTGCAGATACTCACCCACCAGCCGACAGAGGGCAAGCCCAGGAGGGGAGGCCTCAAGTTCGGCGAAATGGAAAGGGACGCACTGGTTGCGCACGGCGCAAGCCTTCTCCTCAAGGAGAGGATGCTTGACCAGTCCGACAAGGCGGAGATATGGATATGCAGGCAGTGCGGCGACGTCGGCTATTACGACTACATAAAGAACGTGCCGGTCTGCCCGAACGACGGCGGCAACAACCTTGAGATGGTTGAGATAAGCTACGCCTTCAAGCTGCTGTTCGACGAGATAAAGTCGCTGCACATACTGCCGAGGATAAGGCTGAAGAGCGAATAG
- a CDS encoding DNA-directed RNA polymerase subunit B'', whose protein sequence is MEDHELLESYLSTTSMVHQQIESYNRFIRIGMQKVIDHNNIVEPEVSDFAIKFIGIRIEQPIIIESDSSTRKVMPNEALARNLTYAAPMYITYMPVISGIEKEDASGEAFVGEMPVMVNSDLCYTHNMSSEQLVGEGEDPDDPGGYFIIKGTERVLVGVEDLAPNRIMTTKEGDGDVVSKVFSTTVNFRARCSVTRDEYGIYKVLFPTVSKGMDLILVLSALGIRPKDVTESFPGSKEIENDLLLNMDLSVAKDFTSTEAIMELGRMAAPNQTKEYQKKRAEIQLDTYILPHLGSTPEVRKEKGLYMLKMAERASLVAYRLAKADDKDHYANKRIKLAGDLMEELFNNAFKFFIKDIKYHIERTTARGRKLSVRTNINPDTLTEKMLYSMGTGSWPAGQTGISQVLDRMNLTSTLAHLRRVKSPLSKKHPHFKARDVHGTYIGKLCPSETPEGTDVGLTKYLALMSKITVGADTKALEEKLKEQKLI, encoded by the coding sequence ATGGAAGATCATGAACTGCTAGAGTCTTATCTGAGCACTACGTCGATGGTGCACCAGCAGATAGAAAGCTACAACCGATTCATAAGGATAGGGATGCAGAAGGTAATAGACCACAACAACATAGTGGAGCCTGAGGTCTCTGACTTCGCGATAAAGTTCATAGGCATAAGGATAGAGCAGCCTATAATAATAGAATCAGACAGCTCAACCAGGAAGGTCATGCCCAACGAGGCGCTTGCAAGGAACCTCACGTATGCTGCGCCTATGTACATAACGTACATGCCGGTCATAAGCGGGATAGAGAAGGAGGACGCATCAGGCGAGGCCTTCGTGGGGGAGATGCCTGTGATGGTAAACAGCGACCTTTGCTATACGCACAACATGTCCAGCGAGCAGCTCGTGGGCGAGGGCGAGGATCCTGACGATCCTGGAGGGTATTTCATAATAAAGGGCACGGAAAGGGTTCTCGTAGGGGTTGAGGACCTTGCGCCCAACAGGATAATGACCACCAAGGAGGGCGACGGCGACGTGGTGAGCAAGGTGTTCTCCACTACTGTCAACTTCAGGGCGCGGTGCAGCGTCACAAGGGACGAATACGGCATATACAAGGTGCTGTTCCCCACGGTTTCAAAGGGAATGGACCTAATACTGGTGCTTTCGGCGCTAGGTATAAGGCCAAAGGACGTTACCGAGAGCTTCCCCGGAAGCAAGGAGATAGAGAACGACCTGCTGCTCAACATGGACCTCAGCGTCGCCAAGGACTTCACGTCAACGGAGGCGATAATGGAACTGGGCAGGATGGCAGCGCCGAACCAGACAAAGGAGTACCAGAAGAAAAGGGCCGAGATACAGCTTGATACTTACATACTTCCGCACCTAGGATCAACTCCAGAGGTGAGGAAGGAGAAGGGGCTTTACATGCTGAAGATGGCCGAGAGGGCGTCGCTCGTAGCCTACAGGCTTGCCAAGGCCGACGACAAGGACCATTATGCGAACAAGAGGATAAAGCTTGCCGGAGACCTCATGGAGGAGCTGTTCAACAACGCGTTCAAGTTCTTCATAAAGGACATAAAGTACCACATAGAGCGCACTACGGCAAGGGGAAGGAAGCTCAGCGTCAGGACCAACATAAACCCTGACACGCTTACGGAAAAGATGCTATACTCAATGGGAACTGGCTCATGGCCCGCCGGGCAGACCGGCATATCCCAGGTGCTGGACAGGATGAACCTAACAAGCACGCTCGCGCACCTCAGGAGGGTCAAGTCGCCGCTATCCAAGAAGCACCCGCACTTCAAGGCAAGGGACGTCCACGGCACGTACATAGGCAAGCTCTGCCCGAGCGAGACCCCTGAGGGAACCGACGTAGGGCTCACTAAATACCTTGCGCTGATGTCGAAGATAACTGTGGGTGCAGATACGAAGGCGCTGGAGGAGAAGCTGAAGGAGCAGAAGCTCATATGA
- a CDS encoding DNA-directed RNA polymerase subunit H gives MVKTPELITEHELLSASEAKKAIKRYGTPLEKFPKILESDPQAKKLGARPGNLIAVHRNDPTGSYIYYRLVVKG, from the coding sequence TTGGTTAAAACGCCCGAACTTATTACCGAACATGAATTGCTCAGCGCAAGCGAGGCGAAAAAGGCTATAAAGAGGTACGGAACCCCATTGGAGAAGTTCCCGAAGATACTGGAGAGCGATCCGCAGGCGAAGAAGCTGGGGGCAAGGCCGGGAAACCTCATAGCCGTGCACAGGAACGATCCTACGGGAAGCTACATCTACTACAGGCTCGTGGTAAAGGGTTAA
- a CDS encoding glycosyltransferase family 2 protein: protein MYGLYSNAVFQAYAVLLALMSVFLAANTLMPRKREVYKQVKGYRPRVLVIIPCKGVDIGLEENLNAVKGQSYRNYKAIAVVGSADDGALRAIRKTSTDFIVADFKNGKCSAKVRSLASALVRFKDFDAYVILDSDALVGSKWLEMLVVPLADKRIGISTAFQLFQPVGGFWSKVKKGWGFVGQSLMERKMTRFGWGGSLAFRKGLLSGRKDFDYFASSISDDIAITRIARRKGLGIAYVPEANPIVRTDDTFPQFIEWSNRQTAFSIAGSRRILYYGIAFYSVFAILLVSAIILAALVNALFGILLVPFAVGAIALYLRSGRDPYMVPAYFMVNFLYLYNLLTASGMKTIEWRGITYDITKMAD from the coding sequence ATGTATGGCTTATATTCCAATGCGGTTTTTCAGGCATATGCTGTGCTACTGGCGCTGATGTCTGTGTTCCTTGCGGCAAACACGCTGATGCCCAGGAAAAGGGAGGTATACAAACAGGTGAAGGGATACAGGCCCAGGGTTCTCGTGATAATCCCGTGCAAGGGCGTTGACATAGGGCTTGAGGAGAACCTGAATGCTGTAAAGGGCCAGAGCTACAGGAACTACAAGGCGATAGCAGTAGTGGGATCAGCTGATGACGGCGCGCTCAGGGCCATAAGGAAGACATCTACGGATTTCATCGTTGCGGATTTCAAGAATGGCAAGTGCAGCGCAAAGGTGCGTTCGCTCGCATCGGCGCTAGTCAGGTTCAAGGACTTTGACGCCTACGTCATACTCGATTCCGATGCGCTGGTCGGCAGCAAATGGCTTGAGATGCTGGTGGTTCCATTGGCTGATAAACGCATAGGCATATCAACAGCATTCCAGCTCTTCCAGCCGGTGGGCGGCTTCTGGTCAAAAGTAAAGAAGGGATGGGGCTTCGTCGGGCAGAGCCTTATGGAGAGGAAGATGACAAGGTTCGGCTGGGGAGGCAGCCTTGCATTCAGGAAAGGCCTGCTCTCCGGCAGGAAGGACTTCGATTACTTCGCATCATCTATATCTGACGACATAGCCATAACTAGGATAGCCAGGAGGAAGGGCCTGGGTATCGCGTACGTTCCGGAAGCCAACCCGATAGTAAGGACTGACGACACATTTCCGCAGTTCATAGAGTGGTCCAACAGGCAGACCGCATTCTCGATAGCAGGGAGCAGGAGGATATTGTACTACGGCATAGCCTTCTACTCCGTTTTCGCGATATTGCTCGTATCTGCAATAATACTGGCAGCGCTTGTAAATGCCCTGTTCGGCATCCTGCTGGTGCCTTTTGCCGTCGGCGCAATTGCGCTCTACCTGCGCTCAGGCAGGGACCCGTATATGGTTCCTGCGTATTTCATGGTCAATTTCCTCTACCTCTACAACCTCTTGACAGCAAGCGGCATGAAGACCATAGAGTGGCGCGGGATAACCTACGACATAACGAAAATGGCTGATTAG